The following coding sequences are from one Streptomyces sp. NBC_00536 window:
- the ruvX gene encoding Holliday junction resolvase RuvX gives MTLRRGRRLAIDVGDARIGVASCDPDGVLATPVETVPGRDIPAAHKRLRQLVAEYEPLEVVVGLPRSLSGREGPAAAKCRAFAMELAKGIKPVGVRLVDERMTTVTAAQGLRASGRNAKKGRSVIDQAAAVVILQNALETERVSGNPPGECVEVVV, from the coding sequence ATGACGCTGCGCCGCGGCCGACGCCTCGCGATCGATGTCGGTGACGCCCGGATCGGGGTCGCCTCGTGCGACCCCGACGGGGTGCTGGCCACACCGGTCGAAACCGTGCCGGGACGTGACATCCCGGCCGCGCACAAGCGGCTGCGGCAGCTCGTGGCGGAGTACGAGCCCCTCGAAGTCGTGGTCGGTCTCCCCCGCTCGCTCAGCGGGCGGGAGGGGCCGGCCGCGGCCAAGTGCCGGGCCTTCGCCATGGAGCTGGCCAAGGGCATCAAGCCCGTGGGCGTGCGCCTGGTGGACGAGCGGATGACCACGGTCACCGCGGCCCAGGGGCTGCGGGCCTCGGGGCGCAATGCCAAGAAGGGCCGGTCGGTGATCGACCAGGCAGCCGCTGTGGTCATCCTCCAGAACGCTCTGGAGACCGAACGGGTATCAGGTAATCCGCCCGGTGAGTGCGTCGAAGTGGTTGTCTGA
- a CDS encoding DUF6167 family protein, translating into MFRRTFWFTAGAAAGVWATTKVNRKLKQLTPESLAAQAADKALEAGHRLKDFALDVKAGMTQREDELNDALGLHQDPDRPDNVTALPGPRRLRAIGTDPGTTKNPKTNPLKFSYNRNEDH; encoded by the coding sequence ATGTTCCGCCGTACCTTCTGGTTCACCGCAGGCGCAGCCGCCGGCGTGTGGGCCACCACCAAGGTCAACCGCAAGCTCAAGCAGCTCACGCCGGAGAGCCTCGCCGCGCAGGCCGCCGACAAGGCGCTCGAAGCGGGCCACCGGCTCAAGGACTTCGCCCTCGACGTCAAAGCGGGAATGACGCAGCGCGAGGACGAGCTGAACGACGCACTGGGTCTGCACCAGGACCCCGACCGGCCCGACAACGTCACCGCCCTCCCCGGGCCGCGGCGGCTGCGGGCCATCGGGACCGACCCGGGCACCACGAAGAACCCCAAGACCAACCCACTGAAGTTTTCGTACAACCGGAATGAGGACCACTGA
- the alaS gene encoding alanine--tRNA ligase, whose protein sequence is MESAEIRRRWLSFFEERGHAVVPSASLIADDPTLLLVNAGMVPFKPYFLGEVKPPAQTLTSVQKCVRTPDIEEVGKTTRHGTFFQMCGNFSFGDYFKEGAITYAWELLTSSVADGGYGLEPEKLWITVYLDDDEAEQIWREKIGVPAERIQRLGKKDNFWSMGVPGPCGPCSEINYDRGPEFGVEGGPAVNDERYVEIWNLVFMQFERGAGENKEDFPILGDLPSKNIDTGLGLERLAMILQGVQNMYETDTLRVVMDKATELTGVQYGAAKDSDVSMRVVADHIRTSAMLIGDGVTPGNEGRGYVLRRIMRRAIRNMRLMGATGPVVLDLIGVVIDTMGLQYPELVTDRKRIETVALAEEAAFLKALKGGTNILDTAISETKAAGGSVLAGDKAFLLHDTWGFPIDLTLEMASEQGLSVDEPGFRRLMQEQRDKAKADARAKKTGHADLSAYREVADNSGETEFTGYGSTEGESTIVGLLVDGVSSPAASEGDEVEIVLDRSPFYAEGGGQLADQGRIKLHSGAVVEIRDVQKPVPGVHVHKGVVQVGEVTVGASAYAVIDVKRRRAIARAHSATHLTHQALRDALGPTAAQAGSENSPGRFRFDFGSPNAVPGTVLTDVEQKINDVLSRELDVTAEVMSIDEAKKQGAIAEFGEKYGERVRVVTIGDFSKELCGGTHVGNTAQLGLVKLLGESSIGSGVRRVEALVGVDAYNFLAKEHTVVAQLQELVKGRPEELPEKIASMLGKLKDAEKEIEKFRAEKVLQAAAGLVAGAQDVRGVAVVTGQVPDGTGADDLRKLVLDVRGRIQGDRPVVVALFTVAGGRPLTVIATNEAARERGLKAGDLVRTAAKTLGGGGGGKPDVAQGGGQNPDAIGDAIAAVERLVGETA, encoded by the coding sequence ATGGAGTCGGCTGAAATCCGCCGCCGCTGGCTGAGCTTCTTCGAGGAGCGCGGTCACGCCGTTGTCCCTTCGGCGTCGCTCATCGCGGACGACCCGACTCTGCTGCTGGTCAACGCGGGCATGGTCCCGTTCAAGCCGTACTTCCTGGGTGAAGTCAAGCCGCCCGCCCAGACGCTGACCAGCGTCCAGAAGTGCGTGCGTACGCCGGACATCGAAGAGGTCGGCAAGACCACCCGCCACGGCACGTTCTTCCAGATGTGCGGCAACTTCTCCTTCGGCGACTACTTCAAGGAAGGCGCCATCACCTACGCCTGGGAGCTGCTCACCAGCTCCGTGGCGGACGGTGGCTACGGCCTGGAGCCCGAGAAGCTCTGGATCACGGTCTACCTCGACGACGACGAGGCCGAGCAGATCTGGCGCGAGAAGATCGGCGTCCCCGCCGAGCGCATCCAGCGCCTGGGCAAGAAGGACAACTTCTGGTCCATGGGCGTCCCGGGTCCCTGCGGCCCGTGTTCCGAGATCAACTACGACCGCGGCCCCGAGTTCGGCGTCGAGGGCGGCCCGGCCGTCAACGACGAGCGGTACGTGGAGATCTGGAACCTGGTCTTCATGCAGTTCGAGCGCGGCGCGGGCGAGAACAAGGAAGACTTCCCGATCCTCGGGGACCTGCCGTCGAAGAACATCGACACGGGCCTCGGTCTCGAACGCCTCGCCATGATCCTGCAGGGCGTACAGAACATGTACGAGACCGACACCCTGCGCGTGGTCATGGACAAGGCCACCGAGCTGACCGGTGTGCAGTACGGCGCCGCGAAGGACAGCGACGTCTCGATGCGCGTGGTCGCCGACCACATCCGCACCTCCGCCATGCTCATCGGCGACGGCGTCACCCCCGGCAACGAGGGCCGCGGCTACGTGCTGCGCCGCATCATGCGCCGCGCCATCCGCAACATGCGCCTCATGGGCGCCACCGGCCCGGTCGTCCTCGACCTCATCGGCGTCGTCATCGACACGATGGGCCTCCAGTACCCGGAGCTGGTCACCGACCGCAAGCGGATCGAGACCGTCGCCCTCGCCGAAGAGGCCGCCTTCCTGAAGGCGCTCAAGGGCGGCACGAACATCCTCGACACCGCCATCAGCGAGACCAAGGCCGCCGGCGGCTCGGTCCTGGCCGGCGACAAGGCGTTCCTGCTCCACGACACCTGGGGCTTCCCGATCGACCTCACCCTGGAGATGGCCTCCGAGCAGGGCCTCTCCGTGGACGAGCCGGGCTTCCGCCGCCTGATGCAGGAGCAGCGCGACAAGGCCAAGGCCGACGCCCGCGCCAAGAAGACCGGTCACGCCGACCTGTCCGCCTACCGCGAGGTCGCCGACAACTCCGGCGAGACCGAGTTCACCGGCTACGGCTCCACCGAGGGCGAGTCCACCATCGTCGGCCTCCTCGTCGACGGGGTCTCCTCGCCCGCCGCCTCCGAGGGCGACGAGGTCGAGATCGTCCTCGACCGCAGCCCGTTCTACGCCGAGGGCGGCGGCCAGCTCGCCGACCAGGGCCGGATCAAGCTGCACTCCGGCGCGGTCGTCGAGATCCGCGACGTACAGAAGCCCGTCCCGGGCGTGCACGTGCACAAGGGTGTCGTCCAGGTCGGCGAGGTGACGGTGGGCGCCTCCGCGTACGCCGTCATCGACGTCAAGCGCCGCCGGGCCATCGCCCGCGCCCACTCGGCCACCCACCTGACCCACCAGGCGCTGCGCGACGCCCTCGGCCCGACGGCCGCCCAGGCCGGTTCCGAGAACTCGCCCGGCCGCTTCCGCTTCGACTTCGGTTCGCCGAACGCCGTCCCCGGCACGGTCCTCACCGACGTCGAGCAGAAGATCAACGACGTGCTGTCGCGCGAGCTGGACGTCACCGCCGAGGTCATGAGCATCGACGAGGCGAAGAAGCAGGGCGCCATCGCCGAATTCGGCGAGAAGTACGGCGAGCGCGTGCGCGTCGTCACCATCGGCGACTTCTCCAAGGAGCTGTGCGGCGGCACCCACGTCGGCAACACCGCGCAGCTCGGCCTGGTCAAGCTGCTCGGCGAGTCCTCCATCGGCTCCGGCGTGCGCCGCGTCGAGGCCCTGGTCGGCGTGGACGCCTACAACTTCCTCGCCAAGGAGCACACGGTCGTCGCCCAGCTCCAGGAGCTGGTCAAGGGCCGTCCCGAGGAGCTGCCGGAGAAGATCGCCTCCATGCTCGGCAAGCTGAAGGACGCCGAGAAGGAGATCGAGAAGTTCCGCGCGGAGAAGGTGCTCCAGGCCGCCGCCGGTCTGGTCGCCGGGGCCCAGGACGTCCGCGGCGTCGCCGTGGTCACCGGCCAGGTGCCGGACGGCACCGGCGCCGACGACCTGCGCAAGCTGGTCCTCGACGTCCGCGGTCGCATCCAGGGCGACCGCCCGGTCGTCGTGGCCCTCTTCACGGTCGCGGGCGGCCGCCCGCTCACCGTCATCGCCACCAACGAGGCCGCCCGCGAGCGCGGACTCAAGGCCGGTGACCTGGTGCGTACGGCCGCCAAGACCCTCGGCGGCGGTGGCGGCGGCAAGCCGGACGTCGCCCAGGGCGGCGGGCAGAACCCGGACGCCATCGGCGACGCCATCGCCGCGGTCGAGCGCCTCGTCGGCGAAACGGCCTGA
- a CDS encoding vitamin K epoxide reductase family protein, giving the protein MTTTTGSDVPRTVGGSRALAWLLVITGAAGLLAAWVITIDKFKLLEDPNFKPGCSLNPIVSCGNIMTSDQASAFGFPNPMLGLVAYGIVICVGMSLLAGARFRPWYWLTLNAGALFGVGFCTWLMYQSLYRINSLCLWCCLAWVATIFLFWYVTAHNVRERLLPAPGWLRSFLGEFAWVLPVMHVGIIGMLVLTRWWDFWTS; this is encoded by the coding sequence ATGACGACCACCACCGGTAGTGACGTTCCGCGGACCGTCGGCGGCAGCAGGGCGCTGGCCTGGCTGCTGGTGATCACGGGAGCCGCGGGCCTGCTCGCCGCCTGGGTGATCACCATCGACAAGTTCAAGCTGCTGGAAGACCCGAACTTCAAGCCGGGCTGCAGCCTGAACCCGATCGTCTCCTGCGGCAACATCATGACCAGCGACCAGGCGTCCGCCTTCGGGTTCCCGAACCCGATGCTCGGACTGGTCGCCTACGGGATCGTCATCTGCGTCGGCATGAGCCTGCTGGCCGGTGCCCGCTTCCGCCCCTGGTACTGGCTCACCCTCAACGCGGGCGCCCTCTTCGGCGTCGGCTTCTGCACCTGGCTGATGTACCAGTCGCTCTACCGCATCAACTCGCTGTGCCTGTGGTGCTGCCTCGCCTGGGTCGCGACGATCTTCCTCTTCTGGTACGTCACCGCGCACAACGTCCGCGAGCGCCTGCTGCCCGCGCCGGGCTGGCTGCGGAGCTTCCTCGGCGAGTTCGCCTGGGTGCTGCCCGTGATGCACGTCGGGATCATCGGCATGCTGGTCCTGACGCGCTGGTGGGACTTCTGGACCTCCTGA
- a CDS encoding ATP-binding protein, with the protein MRAPQDRAPAPAPYGNLPSELNGFVGRGPELGELERLLDAARLVTVTGVGGVGKSRLALAAARRAQEQASGQTRTPAQERYCDGVWLAELSAVRDPALLELTLAEALGLTDHTTRPPRTVLAEHLAPRRLLLILDGFEQLVDECAELVHELLRRSPGLRVLAAGRRPLALDGERSFPLAPLDPADAMELLADRAAAADPDFAVTGENRAAVAELCARLDGIPLALELAAGRLRTLTPAQVLVRLEDRFALLTGGGRGALPRHRALRTAIGWSHELCTAQERLLWARLSVFAGRFDLEAAEYVCTGPDLPVESVLDLVGELLAQSLLVRERTAAGVRYRMLETVRMYGAGWLESLGDAGRLRRRHRDWYVGLATWCELDWFSPRQHEVAALVDTELANLRLALECCLEDPDEPHLGQYLAGTLWFYWAGCGRLTEGRLWLDRSLEQPGRPGTEHEPARLKALWVLGYVAALQGDAVGSMSALHECRDAAVAAGNPVATAYAVHRLGCLALLSDDMVRAGELLGAALEHYREAGELNSNVLMCQVELAMTMAFQGDLAGALALCEDARDICEDRGERWAKAYALYVLAFAALDAGSAAEARRLLNECVTINHAFHDLLGLVLALELLALVTVTEGEPAEAAVLQGAAEPMWGAVGLRLFGSGYFNAPRLMCQERAGELLGAERYAAGARHGSGLDLDAVVERALRGPENGGKPAPSPEGERTGFRRDEQPVRTALAEKNQRA; encoded by the coding sequence ATGCGAGCACCCCAAGACCGCGCCCCCGCCCCGGCGCCGTACGGCAATCTTCCCTCGGAGCTGAACGGCTTCGTCGGCCGGGGCCCGGAACTGGGCGAGCTGGAGCGCCTGCTGGACGCCGCGCGCCTGGTGACGGTGACCGGTGTGGGCGGGGTGGGCAAGTCCCGGCTGGCGCTCGCCGCAGCCCGGCGGGCACAGGAGCAGGCATCCGGGCAGACACGGACACCGGCGCAGGAACGCTACTGCGATGGCGTCTGGCTGGCCGAGCTGTCGGCCGTACGCGATCCCGCCCTGCTGGAGCTGACGCTCGCCGAGGCCCTCGGGCTGACCGACCACACCACCCGCCCGCCCCGGACCGTGCTGGCCGAGCACCTCGCGCCCCGCCGGCTGCTGCTGATCCTGGACGGCTTCGAACAGCTGGTCGACGAGTGCGCGGAGCTGGTCCACGAGCTGCTGCGCCGCTCCCCCGGCCTGCGGGTGCTGGCCGCCGGGCGGCGGCCGCTCGCGCTCGACGGGGAGCGGTCCTTCCCGCTGGCCCCGCTGGATCCCGCGGACGCGATGGAACTGCTGGCCGACCGGGCGGCCGCGGCCGACCCGGACTTCGCGGTCACCGGGGAGAACCGGGCCGCCGTCGCCGAGCTGTGCGCCCGTCTCGACGGGATCCCGCTGGCCCTGGAGCTGGCGGCGGGACGGCTGCGGACGCTGACCCCGGCGCAGGTGCTGGTCCGGCTGGAGGACCGGTTCGCACTGCTGACCGGCGGGGGACGCGGGGCGCTCCCCCGCCACCGGGCGCTGCGGACGGCGATCGGCTGGAGCCACGAGCTGTGCACGGCTCAGGAGCGGCTGCTGTGGGCGCGGCTGTCGGTCTTCGCGGGCCGGTTCGACCTGGAGGCCGCCGAATACGTGTGCACGGGCCCGGACCTGCCGGTGGAGAGCGTGCTGGACCTGGTCGGCGAGCTGCTCGCACAGTCACTGCTGGTGCGCGAGCGGACTGCGGCGGGGGTCCGCTACCGGATGCTGGAGACCGTACGGATGTACGGCGCGGGCTGGCTGGAGTCGCTGGGCGACGCCGGGCGGCTGCGGCGGCGCCACCGCGACTGGTACGTGGGCCTGGCGACCTGGTGCGAGCTGGACTGGTTCAGTCCGCGCCAGCACGAGGTGGCGGCCCTGGTGGATACGGAGCTGGCGAACCTGCGGCTCGCACTGGAGTGCTGCCTGGAGGATCCGGACGAGCCGCACCTGGGCCAGTACCTGGCGGGGACCCTGTGGTTCTACTGGGCGGGCTGCGGGCGGCTCACCGAGGGGCGGCTCTGGCTGGACCGCTCGCTGGAGCAGCCCGGACGCCCGGGGACCGAGCACGAACCGGCACGGCTGAAGGCCCTGTGGGTGCTGGGGTACGTCGCGGCGCTCCAGGGCGACGCGGTGGGCTCGATGAGCGCCCTGCACGAGTGCCGGGACGCGGCCGTGGCCGCCGGGAACCCGGTGGCCACGGCCTACGCGGTGCACCGCCTCGGCTGCCTGGCGCTGCTCTCGGACGACATGGTGCGGGCCGGGGAGCTGCTGGGGGCGGCGCTGGAGCACTACCGGGAGGCCGGGGAGCTGAACAGCAACGTGCTGATGTGCCAGGTGGAGCTGGCGATGACGATGGCGTTCCAGGGCGATCTGGCGGGCGCGCTGGCGCTGTGCGAGGACGCCCGGGACATCTGCGAGGACCGCGGGGAACGCTGGGCGAAGGCGTACGCGCTGTACGTCCTCGCCTTCGCGGCACTGGACGCGGGCTCCGCGGCCGAGGCGCGGCGGCTGCTGAACGAGTGCGTGACGATCAACCACGCCTTCCACGACCTGCTGGGGCTGGTGCTGGCCCTCGAACTGCTGGCGCTGGTGACGGTGACCGAGGGGGAACCGGCGGAGGCCGCGGTGCTCCAGGGCGCGGCGGAGCCGATGTGGGGTGCGGTGGGGCTACGGCTCTTCGGCTCGGGCTACTTCAACGCGCCGCGGCTGATGTGCCAGGAGCGGGCGGGCGAGCTGCTGGGCGCGGAGCGGTACGCGGCCGGGGCCCGGCACGGCAGCGGCCTGGACCTCGACGCGGTGGTGGAGCGGGCCCTGCGGGGGCCGGAGAACGGCGGAAAGCCCGCCCCCTCCCCCGAAGGGGAGCGGACGGGCTTCCGTCGAGACGAACAGCCTGTGAGGACCGCGCTCGCTGAGAAAAATCAGCGGGCGTAG
- a CDS encoding DUF2470 domain-containing protein, with translation MSRPHGIPLPSARRSSGPDETGSAFDDDWQSQPRPREGARQLTGAERVRTLVESNASVSLTLPGAHDTHEPDRFGTGMPAARTVTPDGDVILLVSGESAAARAAAHAQDDDLTAVIEITDVAPVSVPHRIRGRAWLAGWLTPVRGADRAACAALLAERHPVGELLGMGEALEPDPEPGRFGRPAWMLLRLEVGEITVDDLWGAGHVDPDELAGAEPDPMVAHETELLQHLYADHADRVRELCGLLGPRGGDGDGLDAVPLALDRLGLRVRFTGGTGGPFDARFDFPTPVRDIRGLRRAMHTLFAAAGH, from the coding sequence ATGTCTCGACCACATGGGATCCCTCTGCCCAGTGCGCGTCGAAGTTCAGGTCCAGACGAAACAGGATCTGCTTTCGACGACGATTGGCAGAGTCAACCGCGTCCCAGGGAAGGCGCTCGACAGCTCACCGGAGCCGAGCGCGTACGAACCCTCGTAGAGTCCAACGCCTCAGTATCCCTCACTCTGCCGGGTGCTCACGACACGCACGAGCCCGACAGGTTCGGGACAGGAATGCCGGCCGCACGGACCGTCACTCCGGACGGGGACGTGATTCTCCTTGTGTCAGGGGAATCCGCGGCTGCCAGGGCAGCCGCTCACGCCCAGGACGACGACCTCACCGCCGTGATCGAGATCACGGATGTGGCGCCGGTGTCCGTGCCCCATCGTATCCGAGGGCGCGCGTGGCTGGCGGGCTGGCTCACTCCGGTGCGCGGGGCCGACCGCGCCGCCTGCGCCGCACTGCTCGCCGAGCGCCATCCGGTGGGCGAGCTGCTGGGCATGGGCGAAGCGCTCGAACCCGATCCCGAGCCCGGCCGCTTCGGCCGCCCCGCCTGGATGCTGCTGCGGCTGGAGGTCGGCGAGATCACCGTCGACGACCTGTGGGGCGCGGGACACGTGGACCCCGACGAGCTGGCCGGCGCCGAGCCGGACCCGATGGTGGCCCACGAGACCGAGCTGCTCCAGCACCTGTACGCCGACCACGCGGACCGGGTCCGCGAACTGTGCGGCCTGCTGGGCCCGCGCGGCGGCGACGGCGACGGCCTGGACGCGGTACCGCTCGCGCTGGACCGGCTCGGCCTGCGGGTCCGCTTCACCGGGGGCACCGGCGGCCCGTTCGACGCCCGCTTCGACTTCCCCACGCCGGTCCGCGACATCCGCGGACTGCGCCGGGCGATGCACACCCTGTTCGCCGCGGCCGGTCACTGA
- a CDS encoding replication-associated recombination protein A, with translation MEPDLFTAAAEDRQEKDPSSSPLAVRMRPRVLDEVVGQQHLLKPGSPLRRLVGEGAGGPAGASSVILWGPPGIGKTTLAYVVSQATQKRFVELSAITAGVKEVRAVIEGARRAAGGYGKETVLFLDEIHRFSKAQQDSLLPAVENRWVTLIAATTENPYFSIISPLLSRSLLLTLEPLTDDDLSALMRRALTEERGLGGAVTLPADAEAHLLRIAGGDARRALTALEAGAGSAIAKGEAEITLQTVEEAVDRAAVKYDRDGDQHYDVASALIKSIRGSDVDAALHYLARMIEAGEDPRFIARRLMISASEDIGLADPTALPTAVAAAQAVAMIGFPEAALTLSHATIALALAPKSNTATTAIGAALADVRAGLTGAVPAHLRDGHYKGAAKLGHAVGYVYPHDVPGGIAAQQYAPDEIHGKRYYEPTRYGAEARYADVVEKVRERLRGV, from the coding sequence GTGGAACCAGACCTCTTCACCGCAGCCGCCGAGGACCGCCAGGAGAAAGACCCGTCGAGTTCTCCGCTCGCCGTCCGGATGCGCCCGCGCGTCCTGGACGAGGTCGTCGGCCAGCAGCACCTGCTGAAGCCCGGCTCACCGCTGCGCCGCCTGGTCGGCGAAGGGGCGGGCGGTCCGGCCGGTGCCTCCTCGGTGATCCTGTGGGGGCCGCCCGGCATCGGGAAGACCACCCTGGCGTACGTCGTCAGCCAGGCCACCCAGAAGCGGTTCGTGGAACTCTCCGCGATCACCGCCGGGGTCAAGGAGGTCCGCGCGGTCATCGAGGGCGCCCGCCGCGCCGCCGGGGGATACGGCAAGGAGACCGTCCTCTTCCTCGACGAGATCCACCGGTTCAGCAAGGCCCAGCAGGACTCCCTGCTCCCCGCCGTCGAGAACCGCTGGGTCACCCTCATCGCCGCGACCACCGAGAACCCGTACTTCTCGATCATCTCCCCGCTGCTCTCCCGGTCCCTGCTGCTCACCCTCGAACCGCTCACCGACGACGATCTCAGCGCCCTGATGCGGCGGGCCCTCACCGAGGAGCGCGGCCTGGGCGGGGCGGTCACCCTGCCCGCCGACGCCGAGGCGCACCTGCTGCGGATCGCGGGCGGTGACGCGCGGCGCGCGCTGACCGCGCTGGAGGCGGGGGCCGGATCGGCCATCGCCAAGGGCGAGGCCGAGATCACCCTCCAGACGGTGGAGGAGGCCGTCGACCGGGCGGCCGTCAAGTACGACCGGGACGGCGACCAGCACTACGACGTGGCCAGCGCCCTCATCAAGTCGATCCGGGGCTCGGACGTCGACGCGGCCCTGCACTACCTGGCCCGGATGATCGAGGCGGGCGAGGACCCGCGGTTCATCGCCCGCCGCCTGATGATCTCGGCGAGCGAGGACATCGGCCTCGCCGACCCGACGGCCCTGCCGACCGCCGTCGCGGCCGCCCAGGCGGTGGCGATGATCGGCTTCCCGGAGGCGGCGCTGACCCTGTCGCACGCGACGATCGCGCTGGCGCTGGCGCCGAAGTCGAACACGGCGACCACCGCGATCGGGGCCGCGCTGGCCGACGTACGGGCGGGGCTGACGGGGGCGGTGCCGGCGCACCTGCGGGACGGGCACTACAAGGGGGCGGCGAAGCTGGGGCACGCGGTGGGGTACGTGTACCCGCACGACGTGCCGGGGGGGATCGCGGCGCAGCAGTATGCGCCGGACGAGATTCATGGGAAGCGGTATTACGAGCCGACGCGGTATGGGGCGGAGGCGCGTTACGCGGATGTGGTGGAGAAGGTGCGGGAGCGGCTGCGGGGGGTCTGA
- the rpsD gene encoding 30S ribosomal protein S4 codes for MNQKRPKVKKSRALGIALTPKAVKYFEARPYPPGEHGRGRKQNSDYKVRLLEKQRLRAQYDISERQMARAYDRAKKAEGKTGEALVVELERRLDALVLRSGIARTIYQARQMVVHGHIEVNGGKVDKPSFRVRPDDVITVRERSRDKHPFQVAREGGYAGEGEAPRYLQINLKALAFRLDRDPNRKEIPVICDEQLVVEYYAR; via the coding sequence GTGAACCAGAAGCGACCCAAGGTCAAGAAGTCGCGTGCCCTCGGCATTGCGCTGACCCCGAAGGCCGTCAAGTACTTTGAGGCCCGCCCCTACCCGCCGGGCGAGCACGGCCGTGGCCGCAAGCAGAACTCGGACTACAAGGTGCGTCTGCTCGAGAAGCAGCGTCTGCGCGCCCAGTACGACATCTCCGAGCGCCAGATGGCCCGCGCGTACGACCGCGCGAAGAAGGCCGAAGGCAAGACGGGCGAGGCGCTTGTCGTCGAGCTCGAGCGTCGCCTCGACGCCCTGGTCCTGCGTTCGGGCATCGCCCGCACCATCTACCAGGCGCGCCAGATGGTCGTTCACGGCCACATCGAGGTCAACGGTGGCAAGGTCGACAAGCCGTCGTTCCGTGTCCGCCCGGACGACGTCATCACGGTCCGCGAGCGCAGCCGCGACAAGCACCCCTTCCAGGTTGCTCGTGAGGGTGGCTACGCCGGCGAGGGTGAGGCCCCCCGCTACCTGCAGATCAACCTGAAGGCCCTGGCCTTCCGCCTCGACCGTGACCCGAACCGCAAGGAAATCCCGGTCATCTGCGACGAGCAGCTCGTCGTCGAGTACTACGCCCGCTGA
- a CDS encoding HNH endonuclease family protein, translated as MRLRSGGVLAVAAVLLVGGCQHARQEQVARVPLVGVGFPPGAVEARAQLAGLAVEWGRNWETYKRESFGKDWSDETDAVGGRNGCDTRDDVLRRDLSELREGDRDPCVVVSGELHDPYTGKVLPYYYRRASQIQTDHVVALGAAWRAGAYAWTPQRRLEYANDLDVLLAVDKQTNQEKGSRTADKWRPPRREYWCEYARRYTGIKHKYRLSVTAPEKLALQELLGTCPPGQ; from the coding sequence ATGAGGCTGCGTTCCGGGGGTGTGCTCGCGGTCGCCGCGGTGCTGCTGGTCGGGGGGTGTCAGCACGCCCGGCAGGAGCAGGTCGCGCGGGTGCCGCTCGTCGGGGTGGGGTTTCCGCCCGGGGCGGTCGAGGCCAGGGCGCAGTTGGCGGGGCTCGCCGTCGAGTGGGGCAGGAACTGGGAGACGTACAAGCGCGAGAGCTTCGGCAAGGACTGGTCGGACGAGACCGATGCCGTCGGCGGGCGCAACGGCTGTGACACCCGGGACGACGTGCTGCGCCGGGATCTGAGCGAGCTGCGCGAGGGTGACCGTGATCCCTGTGTCGTGGTGTCCGGGGAGCTGCACGATCCGTATACGGGGAAGGTCCTGCCCTATTACTACCGGCGGGCCTCGCAGATCCAGACGGACCATGTCGTCGCGCTCGGCGCGGCCTGGCGTGCGGGGGCGTACGCCTGGACCCCGCAGCGCAGGCTGGAGTACGCCAACGACCTGGACGTGCTGCTCGCGGTGGACAAGCAGACGAATCAGGAGAAGGGCAGCAGGACCGCGGACAAGTGGCGGCCGCCGCGGCGGGAGTACTGGTGTGAGTACGCGCGCCGCTACACCGGCATCAAGCACAAGTACCGGCTGTCCGTCACGGCCCCCGAGAAGCTCGCGCTCCAGGAGCTGCTGGGCACCTGCCCGCCGGGTCAGTGA
- a CDS encoding DUF948 domain-containing protein: MSGGEVAGILVAVFWAILVSFLALALARLAQTLRATTRLVAEVTEQAVPLLAEASTTVRSARTQLDRVDAIASDVQEVTSNASALAGTVASAFGGPLVKVAAFGYGVRKALGRKEAAAAANGVPARTPRRTVIVGRTVPAARRRKQKD, from the coding sequence GTGTCCGGTGGAGAGGTGGCCGGGATCCTCGTGGCCGTCTTCTGGGCGATCCTGGTCTCGTTCCTCGCGCTCGCGCTGGCGCGACTGGCCCAGACGCTGAGGGCGACCACCAGACTGGTGGCCGAGGTGACCGAGCAGGCCGTCCCGCTGCTGGCGGAGGCCTCCACGACCGTACGCTCCGCGCGCACCCAGCTCGACCGGGTCGACGCCATCGCCAGCGACGTCCAGGAAGTCACCTCCAACGCCTCCGCGCTCGCCGGCACCGTGGCCTCCGCCTTCGGCGGCCCGCTGGTCAAGGTCGCGGCCTTCGGCTACGGAGTGCGCAAGGCGCTCGGGCGCAAGGAGGCGGCAGCGGCCGCGAACGGCGTGCCCGCGCGGACACCCAGGCGTACCGTGATCGTCGGACGGACCGTGCCGGCGGCCCGGCGCCGGAAGCAGAAGGACTGA